From Pseudobdellovibrio exovorus JSS, a single genomic window includes:
- the glmM gene encoding phosphoglucosamine mutase, whose product MMKSKKLFGTDGIRGTSNQFPMTPEVVVRIGQAIGYLIRKKAISSPSQANKVVIGKDTRLSGYMIEQALASGLNSMGIYVQLVGPLPTPGIGYLARTMRAAAGIVISASHNAYQDNGIKIFGPDGFKLDDKLEQEIEDLVADDNLSKLVAASRDVGRTKRIEDSQGRYIVYAKSAFPLEHTLDGLRIVLDTAHGAAYRVAPAIFEELGAEVIHVGNRPDGTNINDKVGALHPSLISQAVVQYRADVGIGLDGDADRVIMVDEKGKLINGDHILAICAIHMKHKSQLRNNALVVTQMSNFGLEKKMNEHGIRVVKTNVGDKHVVDEMRKGSYNLGGEQSGHIIFLDQSTTGDGTVAALKVLSVMRETGKTMSELANIFEDVPQVLINCRVRSRVELDTINGYARLLKEKESELEGEGRIFIRYSGTEPLIRILVEGPDKKKITTIAEELAIFLEKEIS is encoded by the coding sequence ATTATGAAAAGCAAAAAATTATTTGGTACAGATGGTATACGTGGGACTTCCAATCAATTTCCAATGACTCCGGAAGTGGTCGTTCGAATCGGTCAAGCTATTGGCTACTTGATTCGTAAAAAAGCTATTTCTTCGCCGTCACAGGCCAATAAGGTTGTTATCGGTAAAGATACGCGTCTGTCTGGTTATATGATTGAGCAAGCTTTGGCCAGTGGACTGAATTCAATGGGAATCTATGTTCAATTGGTGGGTCCACTTCCAACTCCGGGGATTGGCTATTTAGCCCGTACTATGAGAGCTGCCGCGGGGATTGTGATCTCGGCGTCTCATAATGCCTATCAGGATAATGGGATTAAAATTTTTGGACCGGATGGCTTTAAATTAGATGATAAATTAGAGCAAGAAATTGAAGATCTTGTTGCTGATGACAATTTGTCAAAACTAGTGGCGGCTTCACGTGATGTGGGACGCACAAAACGCATTGAGGATTCTCAAGGGCGTTATATTGTTTACGCAAAAAGTGCTTTTCCATTAGAGCACACGTTAGATGGACTACGCATTGTATTGGATACAGCTCATGGAGCGGCCTATCGCGTGGCTCCCGCTATCTTTGAAGAATTAGGTGCGGAAGTTATTCATGTGGGTAATCGTCCTGACGGCACCAATATCAACGACAAAGTAGGAGCCCTTCATCCAAGTTTGATTTCCCAAGCGGTTGTGCAATATCGCGCTGATGTGGGTATTGGTCTTGATGGGGACGCTGATCGTGTGATTATGGTTGATGAAAAGGGTAAACTGATTAATGGCGACCATATTCTTGCCATCTGTGCCATCCACATGAAGCACAAAAGCCAACTGCGCAATAATGCTTTAGTTGTGACGCAGATGAGTAACTTCGGTTTAGAAAAGAAAATGAACGAGCATGGCATTCGTGTAGTGAAAACCAATGTTGGTGACAAGCACGTGGTTGATGAGATGCGCAAAGGTTCATACAATTTGGGTGGCGAACAGTCAGGTCATATTATTTTCTTAGATCAGTCGACGACAGGTGACGGAACAGTAGCAGCTCTTAAAGTATTATCTGTTATGCGTGAGACAGGTAAAACAATGAGCGAGCTGGCGAATATCTTCGAAGATGTTCCGCAAGTATTGATTAACTGCCGTGTTAGAAGTCGTGTCGAGCTAGATACAATTAATGGTTATGCACGTCTATTAAAAGAAAAAGAGTCTGAGCTGGAAGGTGAAGGTCGTATTTTTATCCGCTACTCAGGAACTGAGCCCTTAATTCGTATTCTTGTAGAGGGGCCGGATAAGAAAAAAATCACAACTATTGCAGAAGAACTGGCAATTTTCTTAGAAAAAGAGATCTCTTAG
- a CDS encoding CdaR family protein, whose product MIRGRYTKKEKIEKIKTSLLDNLSYKLVALFIALILWLSILNRRDFVAHKDLDVDFITAQSLVVAGQSSDRIKIRISGAQPLLKKYREGAQFLALDISDKGPGVYDVDMNTSKIEVPKGIRVLSVRPSTIRVEIIQKNTENQ is encoded by the coding sequence ATGATCCGCGGACGCTATACAAAAAAAGAAAAAATAGAAAAAATTAAGACGAGTTTGTTGGATAATTTGTCCTATAAATTAGTAGCTCTTTTTATAGCGCTTATCTTATGGCTTTCGATTCTTAATCGCCGCGATTTTGTGGCACACAAAGATTTAGATGTGGATTTTATCACTGCTCAAAGCTTGGTTGTGGCTGGTCAGTCGAGTGATCGAATTAAAATAAGAATTTCAGGTGCGCAGCCACTGTTGAAAAAATATCGTGAAGGGGCGCAATTCTTAGCCTTAGATATTTCTGATAAAGGCCCAGGTGTTTACGATGTCGACATGAACACTTCTAAGATTGAGGTTCCAAAGGGAATACGAGTTCTAAGTGTTAGACCTAGCACGATTCGAGTTGAAATCATTCAGAAAAACACAGAAAATCAGTAG
- the cdaA gene encoding diadenylate cyclase CdaA has protein sequence MSFILQHLRWQDFVDIALVWLIIYRILILIKRTGTIQMLSGLGILAISFIVSQWFDLHALNWILEKFFTNLFVIVVVLFQGEIRRALAQIGSHPFFTGVSSVMETHMVEEIAKGAISIAQKGYGALIVIEKDILVDYHIEIGTELDSRISSEIIESIFNPQSPMHDGAILIRGGKVVSAGCFLPLSKNPAIDKNLGTRHRAAIGLTEETDALVLVVSEELKSISIVQSGHMSPHAELPEIRQALYEAYGYKYRPYQPEVNS, from the coding sequence ATGTCCTTTATCCTGCAGCACTTGCGGTGGCAGGATTTTGTCGACATCGCCCTTGTTTGGCTGATCATTTATCGTATATTGATTTTGATTAAAAGGACCGGAACCATTCAGATGTTGTCCGGTCTTGGTATTTTAGCGATTTCCTTTATCGTGAGCCAGTGGTTCGATTTACATGCCTTAAACTGGATTCTTGAAAAATTCTTCACGAACTTGTTTGTTATTGTCGTGGTGCTATTCCAGGGCGAGATTCGTCGTGCTCTAGCGCAAATTGGAAGTCATCCGTTCTTCACAGGGGTTTCCTCTGTGATGGAAACTCACATGGTAGAAGAAATTGCTAAAGGTGCTATTTCAATTGCGCAAAAAGGCTATGGAGCCTTGATTGTTATCGAAAAAGATATCTTGGTTGATTATCACATTGAAATTGGAACGGAACTTGACTCGCGAATTTCCAGTGAAATCATCGAGTCTATCTTTAATCCTCAGAGTCCAATGCATGACGGAGCTATTTTAATTCGTGGTGGAAAAGTTGTTTCTGCGGGATGTTTTTTACCCCTCAGTAAAAATCCAGCTATTGATAAAAACTTAGGGACTCGTCATCGTGCTGCTATTGGATTAACAGAAGAAACGGATGCCTTGGTTTTAGTAGTTTCTGAAGAACTCAAATCAATCAGCATAGTTCAATCAGGTCACATGAGTCCACATGCTGAATTGCCAGAAATTCGGCAGGCCTTGTATGAAGCTTACGGGTATAAATATCGTCCTTATCAGCCTGAGGTGAACTCATGA